GTTTACTGGTggatactgacacaatacaacttgcccgacagacagtcaagtacagtcaagcaagccggAGAATGTGAATTCTAGAGTCTAAACAGAGGATGCTCccacttttaaggcctaattctgtgatgtcacttctggCCCCCTGCACCTCCCACATACACTGTCTTCCATTCGGCACTTTGTTATAACACATGATtaacttctgcttttaatctgCTAACATGTATGTCTGGACATTTTTGTCTGTGCCCCAGCCTTGACCACCTAAGATTTATatgcttctctcctcttccggGCCTTTGTTTTAACTTGCTTTCTCCTGTCTGACTCTTTACATTTCCCCTGCAGATGTTACTTGCTGTTTTTCTGACTTGTTGGCAGACTTCCCTTTTCTTGTGATTATACttcattgatacatttggttaaatgtgatatgattagataaatttgataattcaaatttatcttacagatgaaacacacacacacacacacacgtgtgagaaACAGTGCAACAGGCTGTTTTTGCCTTCGGTTATATTATGATCACaagaaataaatattaaatcaagggttgtttcagtgttttaatacatacaaaaatatatgacTCAGGTTCAAAGTTAACCTGTACCtttgatgttttattacaaaaatgtgtgtgtgtgtgtgtgtgtgaaatcaaaCTCACTATACTGAACTTtgttcttcatcttctcccagacccTGAACTttaggttgcccaggtgttctgccacattgatcagacaTCCTGAAACGCAGTCTGGCTGCTGTGGTAGATCTGGCAGTGTGTACTGGGctctgaaataacacacacacacacgagtcacagcagtgtgtactgggctctgaaataacacacacacacacgagtcacagcagtgtgtactgggctctgaaataacacacacacacacacacgagtcacagcagtgtgtactgtgctctgaaataacacacacacgagtcacagcagtgtgtactgggctctgaaataacacacacacacgagtcacagcagtgtgtactgggctctgaaataacacacacacacgagtcacagcagtgtgtactgggctctgaaataacacacacacacgagtcagagcagtgtgcactgggctctgaaataacacacacacacgagtcacagcagtgtgtactgggctctgaaataacacacacacacacgagtcacagcagtgtgcactgggctctgaaataacacacacgaGTCAGAGCAGCTCAGTGTTCTCAAACcatagagaaaacacacacaagggactGTACACTCACctttccattgtgtgtgtgtgtgtgtgtgtgtgtgtgtgcgtgtgtgtgtgtacactcacctTTCCATTGTAGCCTTGAAGTTCTACAGGGAGAAAAGACATTTGTTAGCGGAAGTAGCTAGAAGCACTGGCAACACATCTGATGTCTAATACACTGATAACGAAACATGCCCATGTATCCCCACCTGAAggaagagtgcatgtgtgtgtgtgtgtgtgtgtgtatccccacCTGAAGGAAgagtcacctgtgtgtgtgtgtgtgtgtgtgtgtgtgtgtgtgtgtgtgtgtgtgtgtgtatccccacCTGAAGGAAGAGTGCATGTTCAGTTCCCATCTCCTTTTCCGTGGCTCTGACGGTGTCTGAAAGAGTGCCGATGTCCTTGTTgatcttctcaatcttctttTTCATCACACGActcttctgcctctcctctgccttcagAGCTGTAATCCGTGCTGCCTGTTCGTCTCGCAGAAACTGCTGAAGCTCCTCAAACTCTCTCCTGATCTGCCTCTCCGTGTCCTGGGCCTGGATCTGAAGGCAACTCAGGACAGAACAAGATGATGGGGAAGGTCTCCTCAGTCCACAATGTTCAATGAGATTCTCCCTCTAGACACCCTTTACTTAATGTACTGTGtgtctaaataaatacatgctgGTGAGACCATTTCAGATAAAAGacataatacaaatattatatTCAGAGTCTTAATATTTCTCAGGTCATTAAAACTACAAAATCAGAATGACAAAATCATCCCTTGTAATAAGTCATTGTCACCTTGATGTGACTGGATGTTTGGTGGTAGGTCAGTTTGAGCTCATTGTGCACTCGAAGTTTCTCCTGCAAGAGTTTCAGTGACGTCTGGAGCTGCCCCTGTTATGAATCAGTGCTTTATTAGAGAATGGAAGCTTTTTTACAAACTAAAGTGTCTTTGCAGAACAAAGGCATGACTACAATGTGGCATATATTGATCATTATCATATTactatactatacacacacgcagactttACCTTATAATCTTGCGCAGCTTCATCGATGGGAAGAAATGTATGCTCCGAATGTTTCCTCGAAGCCTGACACACCAGACAAACAGGCTGTTCGTCGTCCAGACAAAAAAGCTTGAATGGTTCATTATGTGGAATGCAGTGTACTTCAGGCAATctagaaaagcacacacacacacacacacacacacacacgcacacacacacacagtgtacttcAGGCAATCTAGAAAAGCTAGCGGCCTGACTTCTGTTCTGTAAAAAGGATTCACACAAGTTACCCACGATAAGTATAATACTGGAAGAACTGGATTGGACTCTGGCGAGTGCTTAGTGAAGCAGTGTGGAAGTATCTAATGATCTAGTCAAACATGGTCAACGTGATGTTTCTTTACAAAGATGGAAGAATCAGTTGTTATGCTGGAGTTATATACATAGTGACAGTATGTTATTTTTCATGAACCATTTACATGATATTATCTGTCAAAACCTGATATTCACTGCAAGCATATTGTGCTTTGGTTCTTTGCCACATCAATCAGAACCGAAACTCTCTTTGGATTCTGTAGCGTGCACTGGGATCCAGCCTTAGGCTGACAGACTTTAGTTAGCACCTGTTTTAGTTTGGCTTTAAacaaagagacaaaagaaactCTGTCACATTTCTATGGTAGATTTGAAGTTCTGATGAAAGAAAATAAGTCATTTCAATTGTAAAGTAATTTCAAATGataatatttttatttattttaatatatgGTATCTGTATTGAGCGAAAACCTTGTACCACAAGCAATGCAcaacattgacaataaaaaaaattattgaaTGGCGGTACTAATATGAATGTTTATGTCcaagttagcatgtgtgtgttgtgtatgattaaatgaactctgaacttcaggttgcccagctgCTCCCAGACTCACAGTTCTCTCCCTTTACTGAGCCGTGGTAAACACAGAACTGGAATCAACTGGActggagtgatgagtgatgacctAATCAGTGCagcatcagagtgtgtgagtctgtctctggttcctcACATGTGGACAATCATGTTCTTGTTCatgaagaataaaataaaatcacctGCTGCACAGCATGTGATTAATAACTACAGTTATGGTGATGATTCTTGAACCATTCAAAGGTTATTACCAACTCATGATATTCACAGAGAAGGATCCTAATTACAGTCAACTTTATGCTTCTAAATATGTGGATAGAAGGAAGTTTTAAAATTCGGTTTTCCATGTTGGTTATATTTAAAAACCTTAAACAAATCTAAATAAACATATTCCCaccatgaaagaaaagaaacttgCGGTAGAATTTGCGGTATCTGATGTGTTGTATTGCATGTCAGACTTAACCATATGTACATCAATATACATAACATTCATGACTTAAATGTACAGACATGTAGCTGACATGTTGAGAAAACATTAAAAAGTAACTGATGGAGTAACAGTGATCAATAACAATCAACATAAACTGGGGCTACTACTGAAGAGGGAAGATGACAAAGTAATGCAGAATATGTCACAAATGATTAtcatacaatatcacacaaacaattgAGGCCTACTCAAGTTTAATCTCATAATCACCAGCAGCAAATACCACCTACTGCTAGTgttgggaggggagtgtgttacTTCTACTTAACAGCCTCATGTTCCATATGAAACTACCACAGAGGatacatattttatattgtgAAAACGCAGATTTAGATATAGACAAAttaaatgtgttcatgtatttgttattttactCAATGAAACACTTTAGATTTTGGAGTTAGTCTCAACATATTCTGCGTTGTTCAATGGTCACCGAGGGCTTCAGTGGTAAAATACTCTGTGGTGACCTGAAGCTGTCGAAGAGTGACACAGGGCTGTAGAAGAAGGGAAGGACtttctcagtgaatgtgtgtttgaaagtgtgtaagtgtgtattttgtagaggatcagagaatgacagctgtcCTTTATCCAAATCCAGatgcactctgagtgtgtggaggttcTGTTCCAATGCATGCAAATGTCCCATATCATCATCCCATCCAGATTCATCATACCATCTAGAATCATTATACCCCACacgccacactctctcccatgtGAAGGTGTCCCCCTTCCTCTGGTTGGACTCTGgggtcacacccacacaccatgcTCTACCGTCTCCAACTTCAACATCCCAGTAGTGTGACCCTGAGTTGAaaccctcagagcccaggacacactcatagacatcAAATCTTTCTGGATTATCAGGGAGTGTCTGTCTAGTATATGTCCTTTTAaagctggtcagatcctcagaaacGATGAGcgatgtgtgtgcagtgtttgggtccaacagtacaggagctgaacagagagatgaggagagggtgagcaaATGGACTCAGGTGTATGACTTCTTTAACTGTTGGATGATTGGTTCTTACTGCGTCATTTAGCTGTAACGTTGTTTTTTAAGTTAatgttatactgtgtgtgtgtgtgtgtgtgtgtgtgtgtgtgtgtgtgtgtgtgtgtgtgtgtccggatgtatgtgtgagtgtgtgtgtgtgtgtgtgtgtgtgtgtgtgtgtgtgtgtgtgtgtgtgtgtgtgtgtgtgtgtgtgtgtgtgtgtgtgtgtgtgggagtgtttgtgcttgtgtgtgtcgtAGGTGACATAGaactcactgaactgaactatgtccttcatcttctcccagactctgaacttcaggttgcccaggtgctttgccacatcaatcagagctcctgaaactcCCTGTGGATTTTGCAGTGAGCACGTAGAACTAGGAAAACAGACTGGAGTCTTGAAGTTCTGGAAAACAGCATGAAGCACAGATTTTAAATGCAGAGCTCTTTGATTGCTCTCCTATATGTAATATCTTTGCAACTAAGCATGTTTTCTACCTattactgtgtacacacacacaatttttttcTGCTTTCACAAATAGAGTTAATCTCAatattctgtgtctgtcttgagGGTTTAGGTCTTGTTCACGCAATGGACAGTAATGATGCATTATATGAACAAAATATCAAAAGAAATAGATTATAAAACTGaaaatatttattaaatatCATAAACAGCTCACCATTTTTCCAACTGAACAGAAACCACATGTCCATACCTGTAAGAAGATTATGTCTTCAGCAACCATCTGCTTCTCAATGGCTGTTATTTTATCTGAAAGAGTGGACATCTCCTTGCTCAATTCTTCAGTCTTCTCTTTCATAATcaaactcttctgctcctcttcctccttcagtgctcttattctggcctcctcttcatctttcagaaactgatgaagcttctcaaactcctccttgatctgcttCTCTGACTGATGGGCCTGGATCTTGAATAACCCACATCAAAGAGACGACAGTCATGAAAAATGTTACTTCCtcaaaacaaatataatttatcGAATATTAATATTGACAAAGTAATAAGGTGTATTATTGTTGACAGCATGAGCAGTTTATCCAATGGCTGAACTATCATGTGGTGAAATCATtgctctatttttttttaatgatactaataatataaatatcagTTTGTTTAGTTGTAATATCTGGATCAAATTGCTCGGGTGAGATGCTTGATTTAATTGCAGTTGTAATGAAACTAAATAGCTGCACAATACAAGTTGTTTACGTGTCATATCATACAGGTAATATTACACAATGTCAGAAACAGTGTCATGAAGTCAATGGTCTCTTTCTGAAACTGGTTGTTCTGGTAAATCTCACCTTAATGTAACTGGCTGTTCGGTCACATGTTTCTTTAACTTGTTTAAATTCTTTCAGTTTCTCTTGCAAGGGCTTCAGTACAGCATTGAGTTGTTCCTATAATGAACAAATACATTACACACTATGATTATCTATACTCATTTTCTGTTGTGGATACTCATTTAGTAACAGTACAGATACAGAAGGCAAAGTATGCCCATTGCATAGtcataaataacatttccaCCTATAAGCAAATAATAGAAACTCACTTTATAATCCAGTGCAGCTTCATCTATGGGAAGGAACTGGTGTCCTGAGTGTTTCCTGGAAGcctgacacaccacacatatgggctgtttatcctccagacagaaCAGCTTGAGTCTCTCATCGTGCAGACTGCAGTGCACTTCAGACCCTCCTGAAGCCCTCTGACTCTTCTCCTTCAGGAAAGACTCACATACGTTCCTCAAAGACAAATTCAGTGGCGGATTATCCAATGAAGATTGTCTTCTACAAACTGGACACTCTTtagatttcttctctctccagaacTTCTGAAGGCAGTCTTTGCAGAAGCTGTGACTGCACAAAAGAACGACGGGATCCTTGAAAATGTCAAAGCAAACAGGACAGGTTAAATCCTCTTCAGGTAGAGAGCTTTTAGATGCCATCCTCCTCTCACAGAAACAGTCACTTGGCTggaaactttgagtgtgtacacTTAACTTTCACTCTCTATTTGTCAGAAATCACCTCAGTAAATCCTGCCTTATCTGTTAGGTAACAATGGCTATATGCTTCCAGATTAAAATAGATCTCCTGACTAAAAGTGTCGAACTGAATAGGCAGAATAGCTGACGCTAAAATGTCTCAACGTTCATTTCCTGATTTTCCGTAGCTCAACTTCAGAGACTTCTGATTGGTCTAAACTGCTTTCAAGTCTCTCCCCTTATTTACCCAGGGTAAGTATAGAACTGGAAAAACCGGATTGGACTCTGGTTAGCACagcatacaggtgtgtgtgtgtgtgtgtgtgtgccacagaatcactctgctccactctgagctcatgcttggatactttgtgtccactttccaccagacctgctcgttctacccagtctcattcgtggctgagtgataccctccgaacgcagcgctccaatctcagagcggctgagagaaagtggcacaaatctgcagcactggacgatcttgcaagctaccagacactgctggcctccttctcatccagcatcactgctgctaagaagacttttttcaacgacaagatcaacggtgcaactgacgctcggaaactattctccaccttcaaaactctgctctaccctcctcctccccccccagctactaacctcactgctgataactttgcttcctttttcacagagaaagtggcagccatcgggaaacagttcgaccaactgtctccccccctaagggcgcaaccgtcaatggctcatcatttccttctttcacccctctcagcgagagtgaggtctccaaaatcctaacaggtagccgtccaactacatgcccgctggaccccatcccatccaatatccttcaagccatatcgcctgccgtcttaccggcaataacacaggtgattaatgcttcatttaattctggaacattcccttcttcatttaaagtggctcgggtaacaccgctgctcaagaagccgtctctcgatcccactcaggtgggaaactatcgaccggtctcacttctcacgctcctatcaaaaactattgagagggcagcttccaaacaggtcacagagttcctagcaaggaacaatctcctcgatccaaaccagtctggattcaaaagtggtcactccaccgaaacagccctgttgtctgtgacggaggccttgaaaacagctagagcagcagctcaatcctcagctctcgtcctgcttgatttatcagctgcgtttgatacagtcaaccaccgcatccttctgtccatactgtcaagtatgggcatttctggcaaggcgcactcctggtttgaatcgtacctcactgggcgctcgttcaatgtgtcatggcaaggtcagctgtctgtacctcaccaccttaccacaggggtgccccaaggctcggtgatgggaccacttctctttgccatttacaccacttcgctgggccctatcatccgctcgcatggtttttcctatcattgctatgccgatgatactcaactgtttctgtctttccctcctgaggacaccactgtctcggcgcggatctcggactgtcttgctgatatatccacatggatgaaaaaccaccaccttcagctgaacctggccaaaacggaactgatggtctttccagccaaacaggccatccaccacaacatcagcatcaatattgactccttgtctcttgttccatccaaaacagcaagaaacctcggggtcattattgatgaccaactgactttcacggaccacattgcctctgtctctaggtcctgccgctttgcgctattcaacatccgcaaaatcaggccgtacctaacccagtatgccacccagctgctggtgcaaaccttggtgaattcacgccttgattactgcaacgccctcctaacgggcctgccggcttgcgtggtgaaaccactacaaatgatccagaacgcggcggcgcgtctggtgttcaaccaaccgaagagggcacacgtcaccccgctactcattgacctccactggctgcctgtagctgctcgcattaagttcaagtcacttatgcttgcctacaaagtgcttgatggttctgctcccacctacctaaatgctcttgtaagggcaaatgttacacccaggatgctgcgctcttctagtgagcgtcgtttggcactgccgtctgtgcaagcacggcagtccagactattctcatttgtagttccacgttggtggaatgagctgcccagcactaccagagcaggggcgtccctctctacctttaagaagcttttgaagacccaactcttcagagagcacttcccgtcctaactggcacttcgactagtgcgtaacttgcaattacagcagttacacttctgcactctttctttctttttatttcattttgttatatttctaatgtagtatttatttattgttacaccaggttctattgctcgtagcttgaatattctctcccttgtacgtcgctttggacaaaagcgtctgctaaatgactaaatgtaaatgtaaatgtgtgtgtgtttagttgagCAGTGTGAGCTGTAAGCTCAGTGAAGCAGTGTGGAAGTATCTAATTACTTAGTTGTAATGGCACTCCGTTTGGTTCAAAGTCTTCTGTACCACAATTTTGAGATCAGTCTTAGAAGCTATTAATTAATACGCGAGTGAGACAAGAAAATCTTCCATAAAAAATGTAGAGTTACAAGttcacacggtcaaaaaacgATGTCGCTTCCAACAACTCTGATCTCAAATCTAAACTAAAAGTCCCATACGCAGGTATTACACTGACATAGCGTCATCTGATTGGAAGCTTACATTCTGAAGTTCTTCagcttttaaatacaatactaaattaTATATGTTAACCTAAACATTCTTTCAAATCCTAATGAAATGATTTATCTTCAGATACTTTTTAAAAATCTTTTTAAGCTAAATTATTATAACACATGAAATCGTGAATTTGGCTCTTACACTAGTCAAATATGGTTAATGCACAAAGATGGAAGAATCAGTTGTTATGCTGGAGTTATATACATAGTGTCAGTATGTTATTTTTCATGAACCATTTACATGATATTATCTGTCAAAACCTGATATTCACTGCAAAGCACATTGTGCTTTGGTTCTTTGCCACATCAATCAGAACCGAAACTCTCTTTGGATTCTGTAGCGTGCTCTGGGATCCAGCCTTAGGCTGACAGACTTTAGTTAGCACCTGTTTTAGTTTGGCTttaaaacaaagagagaaaagaaaaccgGTCACCTTTCTATGGTAGATTTGAAGTTCTGGTGAAAGAAAATAAGTAATTTAATTGAAAAGTAATTTCAAATCATAATATCTTTATTcatttcaatatatggtatCAGCATT
The DNA window shown above is from Clupea harengus chromosome 11, Ch_v2.0.2, whole genome shotgun sequence and carries:
- the LOC116222329 gene encoding E3 ubiquitin-protein ligase TRIM35-like, which gives rise to MASKSSLPEEDLTCPVCFDIFKDPVVLLCSHSFCKDCLQKFWREKKSKECPVCRRQSSLDNPPLNLSLRNVCESFLKEKSQRASGGSEVHCSLHDERLKLFCLEDKQPICVVCQASRKHSGHQFLPIDEAALDYKEQLNAVLKPLQEKLKEFKQVKETCDRTASYIKIQAHQSEKQIKEEFEKLHQFLKDEEEARIRALKEEEEQKSLIMKEKTEELSKEMSTLSDKITAIEKQMVAEDIIFLQNFKTPVCFPSSTCSLQNPQGVSGALIDVAKHLGNLKFRVWEKMKDIVQFTPVLLDPNTAHTSLIVSEDLTSFKRTYTRQTLPDNPERFDVYECVLGSEGFNSGSHYWDVEVGDGRAWCVGVTPESNQRKGDTFTWERVWRVGYNDSRWYDESGWDDDMGHLHALEQNLHTLRVHLDLDKGQLSFSDPLQNTHLHTFKHTFTEKVLPFFYSPVSLFDSFRSPQSILPLKPSVTIEQRRIC